From a region of the Dethiosulfovibrio salsuginis genome:
- a CDS encoding HNH endonuclease signature motif containing protein, with the protein MITGGEIAKVIPEIAEGLGKTGVEKPGAGFDGPWNNVGTDIGKEAEKGAQSQIKSSFDGPWNRGEENIERGFNNSRTGSDFDGSWNNQHERSQSEYDDIDNKEKIDIRQEGRKYNDEVGDKAIGNNKEINVDDWEKVGPEEYAERKKEFAGNKDEIIEGWEKNNDQKWPTYKTDVHTKSGKLLRRAGDRYDAHHIQPLEFGGKNTADNIAPMHASDHHDKQGIHRPNGPYDKIANSLRH; encoded by the coding sequence GTGATAACAGGAGGAGAGATAGCAAAAGTTATACCTGAGATAGCTGAGGGATTGGGAAAAACAGGCGTAGAAAAGCCAGGAGCTGGTTTTGACGGCCCATGGAACAATGTTGGCACCGATATAGGCAAAGAAGCAGAGAAGGGCGCTCAAAGTCAGATCAAAAGCAGCTTTGATGGTCCATGGAATAGAGGGGAAGAGAACATAGAAAGGGGCTTTAACAACAGCCGGACAGGATCTGATTTTGATGGATCTTGGAATAATCAACATGAGCGTTCCCAGTCAGAATACGATGACATCGACAATAAGGAAAAAATAGACATTAGGCAAGAGGGACGTAAATACAACGATGAGGTCGGGGATAAGGCCATAGGCAATAACAAAGAGATAAACGTTGACGACTGGGAAAAAGTTGGCCCAGAAGAATACGCAGAAAGAAAAAAAGAGTTCGCAGGGAACAAAGATGAAATCATAGAGGGCTGGGAAAAAAATAACGATCAAAAATGGCCTACATATAAAACCGATGTACACACAAAAAGTGGAAAGCTTCTTCGTAGAGCCGGAGATCGTTATGACGCGCATCACATTCAACCTCTGGAGTTTGGCGGCAAAAACACGGCTGATAATATAGCTCCTATGCACGCGAGTGACCACCACGATAAACAAGGAATCCATAGACCAA
- a CDS encoding ATP-binding protein translates to MNKLLLSQKEIQETVPAFDEHLLFALERRYFDFLRPDRLELCENVAESNFDYRTDLRMIRMDEISHEGEVDLGLHLMHFQNVLASMKDDSHNVISVIHGDKQKTSLYYGLAKRRDRAGTLGTDQYARMLGQTIHGNFLGAKFKPLSAVETQNEVVVPLLDHGEVTAFTGIPSLRDSKGPYVQGIDRFIEAMRGENYVLLCIAEPVGVPMVDGMVKNLFDLSSDVHANVKATVQKMKGSSDTVNIGMFGMRGVMNSSTGGTAETDGTTDSQSETIGTQEGSTRLGSGGALIAAGGAASMAVGGLLGGLVGSIVPGAGTIIGATLGAKIGGIFGSVAAPMAASAMGMPLASSVGRSIANTNTASQMHSFTRSIANTAGNTLGGGGFGGYAKGWNRSSSVSQEVLNRTAMHCEQLCESYIRRLQRGKNLGFWNVGIYLLTSDKYTQLRGQGLLRASLAGDETYWEPIRALPLQTDAVMAYLANFNNPQYNLLRYGIQKNELNDSIGWGVRIANMAKKIASGSVDRLISIIANTDDKTSTDILEKIRREPAQYSQEVLDKAWEEIESTNLGHPLGPVLGGIGTPLNTEELSIVMNLPRREVQGITLREAPAFGVNYAPLSENALRIGRVVHKRKPLDELPYQIPRSLLQKHAFVCGVTGSGKTNTCIRLLRDIELPFMVIEPAKTEYRQMLKKMPDLKIFTLGTESISPFRINPFEFVPGCELLTHIDSLKAVFSAAFPMYAAMPYMLEEAIIGIYQDKGWELATSSNRYLDNIESEHFYDYLPTLQDLLEKIDDVVNSKKYAIEQTMNYSAALKARISSLLTGSKGLMLNTRRSTPIDKLLNNKVVLELKYIGDDEEKCFLMGLLLSAIYEYREKRGGIGSSLKHVLLIEESHRLLKRVPDYVSPEVGNSRGKAVETFTNVISEIREFGQGIIVVDQIPSKLAEDVIKNTNVKIIHRTLAKDDRDYVGATMNLTDEQSRELCLLEPGQAVIHREGMDKAFLVQIDLEKEPGCQILDDNAISNDMQSFHRENSFVFMRYPGFEKIPGIATFYARQDFRKFHEELYLGIIGAFLLVLSGEAENLETIRASFRQQLQRRVRRSETVDVACHAIFYISALFSSLNSTYPGCYDKCISMNKEFVDYWFNNKGNLEKIRSDMKYLLMHDHLTAPFFGYYINKIDGETPKRLFASWEDSDQDYSTLDDFLEEGIKTLLFDSTISTKSKKALREDFLWTVLAGNPRRSIIMKKMAN, encoded by the coding sequence ATGAATAAATTGCTTCTTTCGCAGAAAGAAATTCAGGAGACTGTTCCTGCTTTTGACGAACATCTTTTATTCGCTTTAGAAAGACGATACTTTGATTTTCTGCGTCCTGATCGCCTTGAACTGTGTGAAAACGTCGCGGAAAGCAACTTTGACTACCGCACAGACCTCCGAATGATTCGAATGGACGAAATCAGCCATGAGGGGGAAGTCGATCTTGGACTGCACCTGATGCACTTTCAGAATGTCTTAGCATCCATGAAGGACGATTCTCACAACGTTATCTCCGTCATCCATGGCGATAAGCAAAAAACTTCACTCTATTACGGCCTAGCCAAAAGGAGAGACCGGGCCGGAACCCTTGGAACGGACCAATACGCTCGCATGCTTGGACAGACGATCCACGGGAACTTCCTTGGAGCTAAGTTCAAGCCACTTTCGGCAGTGGAAACTCAGAACGAGGTTGTCGTACCGTTGCTTGATCACGGAGAGGTAACCGCCTTTACAGGAATTCCATCTCTCCGGGATAGCAAGGGACCCTATGTACAAGGGATAGATCGCTTTATCGAAGCAATGCGTGGGGAGAACTACGTTCTCCTCTGCATTGCTGAGCCGGTAGGGGTTCCTATGGTGGACGGAATGGTAAAAAATCTCTTTGACCTTTCATCGGATGTCCATGCCAACGTCAAGGCAACGGTTCAAAAAATGAAGGGATCATCCGACACCGTTAACATTGGGATGTTCGGCATGAGAGGAGTTATGAACAGCAGCACAGGCGGAACAGCTGAAACGGACGGAACGACCGATAGCCAATCAGAGACAATAGGCACTCAGGAGGGAAGCACAAGGTTAGGAAGTGGTGGAGCTCTTATTGCCGCTGGAGGAGCCGCTTCTATGGCTGTCGGTGGTCTATTAGGTGGACTTGTCGGATCAATAGTACCTGGAGCTGGAACTATTATTGGAGCGACATTAGGAGCCAAAATAGGAGGTATCTTTGGTTCAGTTGCCGCTCCTATGGCCGCTTCTGCAATGGGAATGCCTCTAGCTTCAAGTGTCGGAAGGTCTATAGCCAACACTAACACAGCCTCCCAAATGCATTCCTTCACTCGCTCTATAGCGAACACCGCAGGTAATACCCTTGGAGGTGGCGGCTTCGGCGGCTACGCCAAAGGTTGGAATCGTAGCTCCTCCGTATCTCAGGAGGTTCTGAACAGAACTGCGATGCACTGCGAACAACTATGTGAAAGTTACATAAGACGTCTTCAGCGCGGAAAAAACCTAGGATTTTGGAACGTAGGGATCTATCTCCTAACAAGCGATAAATACACTCAACTAAGAGGACAGGGACTTTTACGAGCTTCGCTAGCCGGAGACGAAACATATTGGGAGCCAATTCGTGCTCTTCCTCTCCAGACTGATGCGGTTATGGCCTACCTCGCAAACTTCAACAATCCTCAATACAACTTGCTACGATACGGCATCCAGAAAAATGAACTAAACGATTCGATCGGTTGGGGTGTACGAATTGCAAATATGGCCAAAAAGATAGCCTCAGGAAGCGTAGATAGATTAATAAGCATAATTGCAAATACTGATGATAAAACAAGCACGGATATTCTTGAAAAAATACGACGTGAGCCCGCACAATATTCTCAGGAAGTTCTTGATAAGGCGTGGGAAGAGATAGAATCCACAAATCTTGGGCATCCTCTCGGTCCTGTTCTTGGGGGGATAGGAACACCGTTGAACACAGAAGAGCTTTCCATAGTTATGAATTTACCTCGCAGAGAGGTACAGGGAATAACTCTACGTGAAGCCCCTGCTTTTGGCGTCAACTATGCTCCTCTTTCTGAAAACGCCCTTCGGATAGGTCGTGTAGTACACAAGAGGAAGCCTCTTGACGAGCTTCCTTATCAAATACCTCGTTCTTTACTACAAAAGCACGCTTTCGTCTGTGGCGTAACAGGCTCAGGAAAGACAAACACCTGTATTCGGCTACTCCGAGACATAGAGCTGCCTTTCATGGTAATAGAGCCAGCAAAAACTGAATATCGTCAAATGCTGAAAAAGATGCCCGACCTAAAAATTTTCACGCTAGGAACTGAATCGATCTCTCCGTTTAGAATCAATCCTTTTGAGTTTGTTCCAGGATGTGAGCTTCTAACTCATATCGACTCTCTGAAGGCTGTCTTTAGTGCAGCATTTCCCATGTACGCAGCTATGCCCTACATGCTGGAAGAGGCCATCATCGGGATTTATCAGGATAAAGGATGGGAACTTGCAACCTCCTCCAACCGCTATCTCGATAATATTGAAAGTGAGCACTTTTACGATTATTTACCGACGCTCCAAGATTTACTAGAAAAAATAGACGACGTAGTTAATTCAAAAAAATATGCTATAGAGCAAACCATGAACTATTCAGCAGCTCTTAAGGCACGAATATCAAGCCTGTTAACCGGAAGTAAGGGACTCATGTTGAACACCCGTCGATCGACACCGATCGATAAACTTTTAAACAACAAGGTTGTCTTGGAATTAAAATACATCGGTGACGACGAAGAAAAATGCTTTCTGATGGGGCTTCTTCTTTCAGCGATTTATGAATATCGAGAAAAAAGAGGTGGAATAGGCTCATCCCTAAAACATGTTCTCTTGATCGAAGAGTCACATCGTCTTCTGAAACGAGTACCAGATTACGTCTCTCCAGAGGTTGGCAATTCACGAGGCAAGGCTGTAGAGACTTTCACCAATGTGATATCCGAAATTAGAGAATTTGGGCAAGGGATAATCGTAGTTGATCAGATACCATCAAAACTTGCCGAAGATGTGATAAAAAACACAAATGTAAAAATCATTCACCGCACCCTTGCCAAGGACGACCGTGACTATGTGGGGGCGACCATGAACCTAACCGACGAACAGAGCAGAGAACTCTGTCTCCTAGAACCGGGGCAAGCGGTAATACATCGAGAAGGAATGGATAAAGCCTTTCTCGTTCAGATCGACCTCGAAAAAGAGCCTGGATGCCAAATATTGGATGACAACGCCATCTCCAACGATATGCAAAGCTTTCACCGAGAAAATTCCTTTGTTTTTATGCGTTACCCTGGCTTTGAAAAAATACCCGGTATTGCCACTTTTTATGCCCGGCAAGACTTTAGAAAATTCCACGAGGAGCTTTATCTCGGTATAATAGGGGCTTTCTTACTTGTGCTATCTGGAGAAGCTGAAAATCTAGAAACAATTAGAGCTTCTTTCCGCCAACAGTTACAACGTCGAGTCCGGCGGAGCGAAACGGTTGATGTTGCATGTCATGCCATTTTTTATATATCAGCACTCTTTTCAAGCCTTAATAGCACATATCCTGGGTGCTATGACAAATGCATCTCAATGAATAAGGAGTTTGTGGATTACTGGTTCAACAACAAAGGAAACCTGGAAAAGATCAGATCAGACATGAAATACCTTCTGATGCATGACCATCTTACAGCACCCTTTTTTGGCTATTACATCAACAAAATAGACGGAGAAACTCCAAAACGCCTTTTTGCATCATGGGAAGATAGCGACCAGGACTACAGTACGCTGGATGACTTTCTAGAGGAAGGCATTAAAACACTGCTTTTTGACTCAACTATCTCAACAAAGTCTAAAAAGGCATTAAGGGAAGACTTTTTATGGACAGTCTTAGCTGGCAACCCTCGTCGCTCAATAATCATGAAGAAAATGGCTAACTAA
- a CDS encoding Hsp70 family protein codes for MNHFFAIDIGSKKLAAYYTCSPQSLSQNTDEEIEYLKIYACEKNSQQKNLQQGKVSFPCAKGGLKSFLGGKDLVKASNGALSADAIIVAFLGEIRVDLEKACLNGRTMSESSVIAESVTTIGYPFGWNEIQKNTYIKAVEQAGFPNVRIIDESSALVAYLKKLNSETSLGQGKILIYDLGSASMNIAVAELDAEGNPKQLAATGNPSCGGNKLDEQINLLVDKKLNDFLSKGDFKGNLPSEEETAAFSTRLKERLSVAVTNGTPEIEENFGIEDQNVLISLSRSEIDALFEDIMPQIMEPVWEALSKAFLQPEDIGTILFAGGAAQLWCVREKIESIFSQAKILWSENPQETMVKGLALHSITKEMAQQHLVTEPKEQKKEIFSEKKAHRPSPSDRPSSSRGIFKTAFIVATLVIVGWFLSDRFNILGTRQSQNEFIAQNNETTQIDRNISSDDSTETSAKAQKEGLLPQISNPKNTKIICALEEESDNSDFLQGILFAKEQLDIISVESWQLNKTVATEKNDSYDFKIVIGSKENLETSKTEIASGDKQIGFTYVPLWKDSSDIVSPQLNAQDIMKIAGSDSVLIRRLANSEVSTDVTLSPSKTSGWSPFGGSDQNDTTEIKIIDLARTGSLKIVFLDTSPKNVYKNNSYDPKNPPIIIPPLDWHRGFWSVVLLIKQGLLGEDNTIENLSALLNTTITVVTKDEVLLYKRDKDNQDIQEIERFPLKN; via the coding sequence ATGAATCATTTTTTTGCGATAGACATCGGCTCCAAAAAACTGGCGGCTTATTATACATGCTCACCTCAATCGTTGAGTCAAAACACCGATGAGGAGATTGAATACCTTAAGATATACGCCTGTGAAAAAAACTCTCAACAGAAAAATCTCCAGCAAGGGAAAGTATCTTTCCCTTGCGCCAAAGGAGGATTGAAGTCTTTTTTAGGTGGAAAAGATCTTGTAAAAGCGAGCAACGGAGCCCTTTCTGCCGATGCAATCATCGTGGCTTTTCTCGGTGAGATTAGAGTCGATCTGGAGAAAGCTTGTTTGAATGGACGCACTATGTCGGAGTCGTCAGTTATTGCCGAATCTGTCACCACCATAGGATATCCTTTTGGTTGGAATGAAATCCAAAAAAACACTTATATAAAGGCTGTTGAGCAAGCAGGCTTTCCCAATGTAAGAATTATCGACGAATCAAGCGCGTTAGTAGCTTATCTAAAAAAGCTCAACAGTGAAACATCCCTAGGGCAGGGGAAGATCCTTATCTACGACCTAGGGAGTGCATCGATGAACATCGCAGTGGCGGAATTAGATGCAGAGGGGAATCCGAAGCAACTTGCAGCCACAGGAAATCCTTCTTGTGGTGGGAATAAGCTTGATGAACAGATAAATTTATTGGTCGACAAAAAGTTGAATGATTTTTTGAGCAAGGGTGATTTTAAGGGGAACCTTCCCTCCGAAGAGGAAACTGCTGCTTTTTCCACAAGGCTGAAAGAACGTCTATCGGTAGCCGTCACCAATGGAACTCCTGAGATAGAAGAAAATTTCGGGATTGAGGATCAAAACGTCCTGATTTCTCTTTCTCGTTCAGAAATTGACGCCTTATTCGAGGACATCATGCCCCAAATCATGGAGCCCGTTTGGGAAGCATTAAGCAAAGCATTTCTACAGCCAGAGGATATTGGGACTATATTATTTGCCGGAGGAGCGGCACAGCTTTGGTGCGTCCGTGAAAAAATAGAGTCTATTTTCTCCCAAGCAAAAATTCTATGGAGCGAAAATCCTCAAGAGACTATGGTCAAGGGACTAGCGTTACATTCAATAACAAAGGAAATGGCCCAACAACATCTCGTGACGGAACCTAAAGAACAGAAAAAAGAAATTTTTTCCGAGAAGAAGGCTCACAGACCATCACCATCGGATAGACCATCTTCGAGTAGAGGGATTTTTAAAACAGCTTTTATTGTTGCGACTTTAGTTATCGTGGGATGGTTTTTATCGGACCGGTTTAATATATTGGGAACACGACAATCCCAAAACGAATTTATAGCGCAGAATAATGAAACTACACAGATAGATAGGAACATATCATCCGATGATTCAACAGAAACATCGGCAAAAGCTCAAAAGGAAGGACTACTACCTCAGATATCGAATCCAAAAAACACCAAAATTATATGTGCTTTGGAGGAAGAATCAGACAACAGCGATTTCCTTCAAGGAATCTTGTTTGCCAAGGAGCAGTTAGACATCATCTCCGTAGAGTCATGGCAACTAAATAAAACAGTTGCAACCGAAAAAAATGATTCCTATGACTTCAAAATAGTTATAGGATCTAAAGAAAATTTAGAAACATCAAAGACAGAGATTGCTTCTGGGGATAAGCAGATTGGGTTTACCTATGTACCACTTTGGAAAGATAGTTCGGACATAGTCTCCCCTCAGTTAAATGCACAGGATATTATGAAAATAGCAGGATCTGATTCTGTTCTTATCAGACGTTTGGCAAATTCGGAGGTGAGCACCGACGTCACCCTCTCCCCTAGCAAGACATCAGGATGGTCGCCTTTTGGGGGTAGCGATCAGAACGATACCACTGAAATAAAGATCATCGATTTAGCAAGAACGGGTTCGTTGAAAATAGTATTTTTAGACACTAGCCCTAAAAATGTCTACAAAAACAATTCATATGACCCTAAAAATCCACCCATTATAATTCCTCCCTTAGATTGGCATAGAGGTTTTTGGTCTGTAGTGCTATTGATAAAACAAGGGCTACTGGGGGAAGACAATACCATTGAGAACCTATCCGCTTTACTCAACACCACAATAACTGTAGTAACAAAAGATGAGGTTCTCCTGTATAAGCGCGATAAGGACAACCAGGATATTCAGGAGATAGAGAGATTCCCGCTCAAAAACTAA
- a CDS encoding Hsp70 family protein has translation MKYLIGIDFGTTTTAISCTRISATFEPELIEIDNQRTTESVVRLTDGNEIEIIGLRAWEEIGDAPERTFYEFKLKVASKDILQLPEGPGTARDIGIIFLRNLREKIERGLFGNSPLKEIDAKEGIKTVIGHPSGWSEAQRKATISMAEEAGFPNVEGCEEPIGALYYHYYLGDLSLDKVQKVLVYDFGGGTSDVAIISTTGAEEPRVIATSGIADLGGRNFDEIIASAWEEKLLQETYKTKMSNRDKAWVRRHSRRLKEKLSIAVEGKGNSASETIPILQCKGDRDTFSMDVTSFETMNADLITRFSEPLWDALSGASLDASDIDIVILTGGSGRFYFAREKLKEMFPNAQILRSANPQEAVSKGLALYSKVLVCGKEQIRATSESSDQAVIKTPYGNKSNSSSSDETYPMLPDPYTSKKTGKKINIFKICVISFFIVAIFALFSVSGNQTNNSLKDTGGTAESISSKTTNLPTSRKSQEQINEKTLLEIMYVAEKLEKAQEDKNISLITAIQKELSTLDVKGSIPELWEAKQALSAYAQTAIDYYKRYNKHPYDVQSFPLTTSKAADAVYQKHLIDELYSIDSLRINSDVYCFLFNVSKAASAMGASLEYYIDKYSIKINKYRINSEVAKKETNYSPWGERLTEGDPDVKLVIAIYENGDFLPIKVFPRDQRSYTDTPQRTVNESFTWYTKSNSRLFIFMIDIDTDSGELLDYTGIPNSNYSGWLNVGSGCEVHLDVTIENTK, from the coding sequence GTGAAATATTTAATTGGAATAGATTTCGGAACGACCACAACCGCAATATCATGCACTAGAATCAGTGCAACCTTTGAACCAGAACTCATCGAGATCGATAATCAAAGGACAACGGAAAGTGTGGTGCGCCTAACCGATGGAAATGAGATCGAGATCATCGGGTTAAGAGCTTGGGAAGAGATAGGGGATGCACCAGAAAGGACGTTTTACGAATTTAAGTTAAAGGTAGCGTCAAAGGACATATTGCAGCTTCCAGAAGGACCAGGGACAGCTCGTGATATAGGAATCATTTTTCTCCGCAACCTGAGGGAAAAGATTGAACGAGGGCTTTTCGGCAACTCACCTCTAAAGGAAATTGACGCAAAAGAGGGGATAAAGACCGTTATCGGCCACCCTTCCGGCTGGAGTGAGGCTCAACGAAAGGCTACCATTTCGATGGCAGAGGAAGCCGGCTTTCCAAACGTTGAGGGATGTGAAGAGCCAATAGGAGCACTGTATTACCATTATTACCTCGGAGACCTTTCTCTGGATAAGGTCCAGAAAGTTTTAGTATATGACTTTGGAGGAGGAACCTCCGATGTGGCGATCATATCTACGACCGGCGCAGAGGAACCAAGAGTTATCGCCACGTCTGGAATAGCCGATCTTGGGGGACGCAACTTTGATGAGATAATCGCCTCAGCCTGGGAGGAAAAGCTACTTCAAGAGACCTATAAAACAAAAATGTCGAACAGAGATAAGGCCTGGGTACGCCGTCATTCACGCAGATTGAAGGAAAAACTTTCTATCGCTGTCGAGGGTAAAGGTAACTCAGCAAGCGAAACTATCCCTATTTTACAGTGTAAAGGTGACAGAGATACGTTTTCTATGGACGTCACATCCTTTGAAACGATGAACGCTGATTTGATAACTAGATTTTCAGAGCCATTATGGGATGCCCTGAGCGGAGCTTCGCTAGACGCATCCGATATAGACATAGTCATATTGACCGGCGGATCTGGAAGATTTTACTTTGCCCGAGAAAAGTTGAAGGAGATGTTCCCCAACGCCCAGATTCTTCGAAGCGCAAATCCACAAGAAGCTGTATCGAAGGGCTTAGCTCTTTACTCAAAGGTCTTGGTATGTGGTAAAGAGCAAATAAGAGCGACATCTGAAAGCTCAGACCAAGCTGTAATAAAGACACCTTACGGGAATAAAAGCAACTCTTCCTCATCGGATGAAACCTATCCTATGTTACCAGATCCATATACGAGCAAAAAAACAGGCAAAAAGATAAATATCTTTAAAATATGCGTTATCAGCTTCTTTATAGTAGCAATATTCGCTCTGTTTTCTGTGTCAGGAAATCAAACTAATAATAGTTTAAAAGACACGGGCGGAACAGCAGAATCGATTTCCAGCAAAACTACTAACCTACCTACTTCAAGAAAATCTCAAGAACAAATCAACGAAAAAACATTACTTGAAATAATGTATGTAGCTGAAAAACTAGAAAAAGCCCAAGAGGATAAAAATATATCCCTAATAACAGCCATACAAAAGGAGCTATCCACGCTAGATGTTAAAGGCAGTATCCCTGAGCTATGGGAGGCAAAACAAGCCCTTTCTGCCTATGCACAGACAGCTATCGATTACTATAAACGTTATAACAAGCATCCTTACGATGTCCAATCTTTTCCATTAACAACTTCAAAAGCTGCCGATGCAGTTTATCAAAAGCATTTAATAGATGAACTCTATTCCATAGATTCACTTAGAATTAATTCTGATGTTTATTGTTTTTTATTTAATGTTAGCAAGGCAGCGTCAGCCATGGGGGCTAGTTTAGAGTATTATATTGATAAATATTCAATAAAAATAAATAAATATCGCATAAATAGTGAGGTTGCAAAAAAAGAAACTAATTATAGTCCTTGGGGAGAAAGACTTACGGAAGGGGATCCTGACGTTAAACTTGTGATAGCCATATACGAAAATGGCGATTTTCTCCCTATCAAAGTATTTCCTAGAGACCAGCGATCATATACAGATACACCCCAGAGAACCGTCAATGAAAGCTTTACTTGGTATACAAAATCTAACTCTAGACTATTCATTTTCATGATAGACATCGATACTGACTCCGGAGAATTATTAGACTATACGGGAATACCCAACTCAAATTATAGCGGCTGGTTAAATGTGGGGTCTGGGTGCGAAGTTCACTTGGATGTAACAATAGAAAATACTAAATAG
- a CDS encoding type II toxin-antitoxin system HicB family antitoxin, with translation MPPKHYRYPAIICPDDDGWTARFPDLENCFTCGDTVEEVILEAQAVLEECLYFREKDGYDIPTPTPIETISHPEGGFVQFIVADMPPELLFCSAYNHKKPGHLF, from the coding sequence ATGCCACCTAAACACTACAGATACCCCGCAATTATATGTCCCGACGACGACGGTTGGACCGCTCGTTTTCCCGATCTGGAAAACTGCTTTACCTGCGGCGACACCGTTGAGGAAGTGATACTCGAGGCTCAGGCGGTCCTGGAGGAATGTCTATACTTCAGGGAGAAAGACGGATACGACATACCCACCCCAACACCTATAGAGACCATAAGCCATCCCGAAGGGGGATTTGTCCAGTTTATAGTGGCTGACATGCCCCCGGAGTTACTATTCTGTTCCGCATATAATCATAAAAAGCCAGGACATTTATTTTAG
- a CDS encoding ABC transporter ATP-binding protein encodes MGEAIIDVSGLGKSFGAVQAVKDLSFQVFKGEIFGFLGPNGAGKTTTINMLTGLARPDTGTITIGSTDCTSDRTLVQHLMGIVPDESSLYPELTGFENLCFCGALYGMRKSDREKKAKELLEKVGLSEAGKRRFGGYSKGMARRLSIAAGVIHEPPILFLDEPTTGIDVMSARTVRSMLKELNDRGTTVFITTHYMEDAQRLCDRVAFINSGKVVRFGTMEELLSEDSEQVFFSLFPYDGEGPVESMSRLFPDISFKDQGEGLSAWSSSPIPVGSVVCALEREGWSVAEAKKVPLTLEDVFMAITEGGKPL; translated from the coding sequence ATGGGAGAGGCGATAATAGATGTCTCCGGCCTGGGGAAGTCCTTCGGGGCGGTGCAGGCTGTGAAGGACCTGTCTTTTCAGGTGTTTAAAGGGGAGATCTTCGGCTTTTTAGGCCCCAACGGGGCGGGGAAGACCACAACGATCAACATGCTGACAGGCCTGGCAAGGCCCGATACTGGGACCATAACCATAGGGTCGACGGACTGCACCTCCGACAGGACGTTGGTCCAGCACCTCATGGGTATAGTTCCCGACGAGAGCTCCCTGTACCCCGAGCTTACGGGTTTTGAGAACCTGTGTTTCTGCGGTGCCCTCTACGGCATGAGGAAGAGTGACAGGGAAAAAAAGGCCAAGGAGCTGTTGGAGAAGGTTGGCCTTTCAGAAGCAGGAAAGCGTCGTTTCGGCGGCTATTCAAAGGGGATGGCCAGGAGGCTGTCCATCGCTGCGGGGGTTATCCACGAGCCGCCTATACTGTTTTTAGACGAACCCACCACCGGCATAGACGTTATGAGCGCCAGGACTGTTCGGTCTATGCTCAAGGAGCTCAACGACCGTGGAACCACGGTTTTCATAACGACCCACTACATGGAGGACGCCCAGAGGCTCTGCGACAGGGTAGCCTTCATAAACTCGGGCAAGGTGGTCCGCTTCGGCACTATGGAGGAGCTTCTGTCCGAGGACAGTGAGCAGGTGTTTTTTTCCCTGTTCCCCTACGACGGTGAGGGGCCTGTTGAGTCCATGTCACGGCTTTTCCCCGATATTTCCTTCAAAGATCAGGGAGAGGGCCTGTCTGCCTGGTCGTCGTCGCCTATCCCTGTCGGATCGGTGGTCTGTGCTCTGGAGCGAGAGGGATGGTCGGTGGCGGAGGCTAAAAAGGTTCCCCTCACGCTGGAGGACGTGTTTATGGCGATAACCGAAGGGGGGAAACCGCTGTGA